Proteins from one Spirochaetota bacterium genomic window:
- a CDS encoding lysophospholipid acyltransferase family protein translates to MEHDLGVGTPPTEYWEFESPPNDFDLVRNTFISNAVRFFLNIVIRVYLSVYHRIEYHGRARAHGVRGAIIIANHASHLDAPVLVSAFPLSRRNSVRSLAAKDYFFTSAFRRMASFLLANSIPIDRGRVDSASFRFCADEMQQGMNIIMFPEGTRTADGAVKPFKPGIGMLVCTLRAPVLPIYIQGAYEGFPRDRMLPSPKKVRVFIGEMMRFDTGPNTADHWREIAGCLHATLLEMEKRAKEASVATV, encoded by the coding sequence ATGGAACATGATCTTGGTGTCGGAACACCGCCGACGGAATACTGGGAGTTCGAGTCGCCGCCGAACGATTTCGATCTCGTCCGGAATACTTTCATTTCAAATGCTGTGCGGTTCTTCCTGAACATCGTCATTCGGGTCTACCTCTCCGTCTATCATCGGATAGAGTATCATGGGCGCGCACGCGCACACGGCGTCAGGGGGGCTATTATCATCGCGAACCACGCAAGTCATCTCGATGCGCCCGTGCTCGTATCCGCCTTCCCGCTTTCCCGGCGCAACAGCGTGCGAAGCCTTGCCGCGAAGGACTACTTTTTCACCTCCGCGTTCCGACGCATGGCGAGTTTTCTGCTCGCCAACAGCATCCCCATCGATCGCGGAAGGGTTGATTCGGCCTCGTTCCGGTTCTGCGCGGATGAAATGCAGCAGGGTATGAATATCATCATGTTCCCGGAAGGGACGCGTACCGCGGACGGAGCTGTCAAGCCATTTAAGCCCGGTATCGGAATGCTCGTGTGCACGCTGCGCGCACCGGTACTTCCCATCTATATACAAGGTGCGTACGAAGGCTTCCCCAGAGACCGCATGCTCCCGTCGCCGAAAAAGGTTCGCGTGTTCATCGGCGAGATGATGCGCTTCGATACGGGGCCGAACACGGCCGACCATTGGCGTGAGATCGCCGGATGTCTGCATGCGACGCTCCTCGAGATGGAAAAGCGAGCAAAGGAAGCATCCGTTGCCACTGTATGA
- a CDS encoding phosphatidate cytidylyltransferase: protein MTISPIGATVLILAAGIMTGFGVLTGILTIVLLVRRQEIKTLWTRFFAWFVIIPPLLIPLVLGRHAFQAVMLMLSLFCFNEYARATGLWKDRPLMIAASIAITVIFIPIFLFDYGFYQAFPVFAASFIIVLPIIRGRFTHMIQQTCLGILGIIYFGWFLSHVAYIRNLPHGIEYIFILIVLVESNDAFAYVWGKILGKHKLIPLISPNKTIEGALGALISVIVLALFLRLLVPYVEVPIMLLLAALVSVLGMLGDLVISFIKRDLSIKDTGSFIPGHGGLLDRFDSLILVAPAFFHFLRFFYYGT from the coding sequence ATGACCATCAGTCCCATCGGAGCAACGGTACTCATACTCGCCGCAGGTATTATGACGGGGTTCGGAGTACTGACCGGCATCCTGACGATCGTGCTCCTCGTGCGCAGACAGGAAATCAAAACGCTGTGGACCCGGTTCTTTGCCTGGTTCGTGATAATCCCTCCGCTCTTGATACCGCTCGTCCTCGGCAGGCATGCATTCCAGGCCGTCATGCTCATGCTTTCGCTTTTCTGTTTCAATGAATATGCCCGGGCGACGGGATTATGGAAGGACCGTCCGCTCATGATCGCAGCCTCCATCGCGATCACGGTGATCTTTATTCCCATTTTTCTTTTCGATTACGGATTTTATCAGGCGTTCCCCGTATTCGCCGCCTCGTTCATTATCGTACTGCCGATAATCCGCGGGCGATTCACCCATATGATACAGCAGACCTGCCTCGGCATACTCGGCATCATCTACTTCGGATGGTTCCTGTCGCATGTCGCCTATATCCGTAATCTTCCGCACGGCATTGAATATATCTTCATACTTATCGTACTCGTGGAGTCGAATGATGCGTTCGCCTATGTGTGGGGCAAGATACTCGGCAAGCACAAGCTCATCCCGTTGATCAGCCCCAATAAAACGATTGAAGGCGCGCTGGGCGCTCTCATATCGGTGATAGTACTTGCATTATTTCTGCGGCTGCTCGTACCGTACGTCGAGGTACCGATCATGCTGCTGCTCGCGGCACTCGTTTCCGTGCTCGGCATGCTCGGTGATCTTGTCATTTCATTCATAAAACGTGATCTGAGCATCAAGGACACCGGGAGCTTCATCCCCGGTCATGGCGGACTGCTCGACCGTTTCGACAGTCTCATCCTTGTCGCCCCGGCGTTCTTTCATTTCCTGAGGTTCTTTTACTATGGAACATGA